One region of Vibrio sp. FE10 genomic DNA includes:
- a CDS encoding winged helix-turn-helix domain-containing protein, whose amino-acid sequence MKLQLHEGSLKAELFDPKENKTISKRFSRSEFLILRELLAHSEVHLTKEHLTQVGWPDSYVGENSLNMVIMTLRKKLAILGDFLEITTIYRVGYSLNFKTGSSSFS is encoded by the coding sequence ATGAAATTACAATTACATGAAGGATCGTTGAAAGCAGAGCTCTTTGACCCTAAGGAAAATAAAACCATAAGTAAGCGATTTAGTCGAAGTGAATTCTTAATTTTAAGAGAATTGCTTGCTCATAGCGAGGTACATTTAACCAAAGAGCATTTAACCCAAGTTGGTTGGCCTGATTCTTACGTAGGGGAAAATTCATTAAACATGGTAATTATGACACTAAGAAAAAAACTAGCGATACTTGGTGATTTTTTGGAGATAACCACTATCTATCGTGTTGGCTACAGCTTAAATTTTAAAACTGGTTCAAGCTCCTTTAGTTGA
- a CDS encoding Hpt domain-containing protein — protein MSVQLSWSGRIMMYVIDENLFTKAIGVSYQSPQGKRFRQIAIRSLQKVEQDIAHNQESTKHLAHRIRGIALSCGVVDIGRICSKIELYDSVISDHLAQKALKDSVNILIHLCEE, from the coding sequence ATGTCAGTTCAATTATCATGGTCAGGTCGAATAATGATGTATGTTATCGATGAAAATTTATTTACGAAAGCTATCGGTGTCAGTTATCAATCTCCACAAGGAAAAAGGTTTCGTCAGATTGCGATAAGAAGCCTGCAGAAGGTCGAACAAGATATCGCACATAACCAAGAGTCTACTAAACATCTTGCTCATCGTATTAGAGGCATAGCACTATCATGTGGTGTTGTCGACATCGGAAGAATTTGTTCAAAGATAGAGCTATATGATTCAGTCATTAGTGATCATTTGGCACAAAAAGCATTAAAAGATAGCGTTAATATATTGATCCATCTTTGTGAAGAATAG
- a CDS encoding ATP-binding protein: MMNASILVIFVALLIYSAFQIVQITSKNQFEDIRESIISYNEQLLLTFVKSQSITLNKDIQLISEEIHHVSLDFAHDFSDEKKTDELRNNQITLLNNNLKSFINNVSFIDMNNNVETVINDGVLENFKNKVNLEKLKKYQDFYIEKRVYRRSIDKFFMYIKPEHWANSLLKFELNLDYFSDSLTFEDMIEKLQYRYFLVDDQGNLIASNLRQNAISIMEHNIPLEKPMSNVANKIMSNGTGSFSINTDEGVYNITFFKNENTAWRLILVTPESVVRSSFSTTKELLLSEDGLLLEKLFISTIALLLLSLSFNYVAINRLIAPISKLIDQARSLKRRDFTKATSLVLSNGDEIEQLSKAYCEAGEQIKVLIEGLESEVDERTNQYEIATKKAKEANKHKSILLSNVSHEIRTPLNAIIGYTYMLNKSGAMDLKHKCHLDGISAASHTILSIVNDLLDLERVQASNYTLHSKLVSLPKLLDDIEMTFSLLAVNKELELIVQSVGIGYSSTIYIDELRFKQAISNIISNAIKFTNQGRVVLTVSVEMHQGNKKIVFSIDDTGVGIPENKIESIFNNFEQVNHDDQQFGFGLGLAITRAIVELMEGVITVASEVGKGTGFKIYLPIDILYEANLISDIPIARDTVTTRRHNYSEMKALVVDDVEFNREILQFHLNEYGFQCILASSGQEALELIKDQKFDVVLTDISMPKMGGIELATRLKDLQHDLPIIAVTARATVQEESRMNQYFDCYLTKPIDEMALTNALNCSLFGGSC, from the coding sequence ATGATGAACGCTTCAATATTAGTGATTTTTGTGGCCCTACTTATCTATTCAGCATTTCAAATAGTTCAAATAACTTCAAAAAATCAGTTTGAAGACATAAGAGAAAGTATAATCAGTTATAACGAACAGTTACTTTTGACTTTTGTTAAATCGCAAAGTATTACTTTAAATAAGGATATACAATTAATCAGTGAAGAAATTCATCATGTGTCTCTGGACTTTGCTCATGATTTTTCTGATGAAAAAAAAACGGATGAATTACGTAACAATCAAATTACTCTTTTGAATAATAATCTTAAGTCTTTTATTAATAATGTTAGTTTTATTGATATGAACAATAATGTAGAGACGGTTATTAATGATGGCGTGTTGGAAAACTTTAAAAATAAAGTCAACCTAGAAAAGCTTAAAAAATATCAAGATTTTTATATAGAAAAAAGAGTTTATAGAAGATCTATCGATAAGTTTTTCATGTATATAAAGCCAGAGCACTGGGCCAATTCCTTGCTGAAGTTTGAATTAAATTTAGATTATTTTTCTGACTCATTGACTTTTGAAGATATGATAGAAAAGCTACAATATCGCTATTTCTTAGTGGATGATCAAGGGAATTTGATTGCTTCCAATTTAAGACAAAACGCTATATCTATTATGGAACATAATATACCATTAGAAAAACCAATGTCGAATGTTGCTAATAAAATAATGTCGAATGGTACAGGAAGCTTTTCAATTAATACGGACGAAGGTGTTTACAACATCACTTTTTTTAAAAATGAAAACACAGCTTGGCGATTAATTTTGGTTACACCTGAGTCTGTTGTTCGATCTAGCTTCTCAACAACCAAAGAACTACTTCTTTCAGAAGATGGTTTGTTATTGGAAAAATTGTTCATTTCCACAATTGCGCTTTTGCTGTTATCTCTGTCCTTCAACTATGTAGCAATTAACCGACTTATAGCCCCGATTTCAAAGCTTATTGACCAAGCGAGGTCTCTCAAACGAAGAGATTTTACTAAAGCTACTAGTCTTGTACTCAGTAATGGTGATGAAATAGAACAACTATCGAAAGCTTATTGTGAAGCTGGGGAGCAAATTAAAGTGCTTATCGAAGGCTTAGAAAGTGAAGTTGATGAGCGAACAAACCAATATGAGATAGCAACTAAAAAAGCAAAAGAAGCAAATAAGCATAAGTCGATATTGCTATCGAATGTCTCTCATGAAATACGCACACCGCTTAATGCTATCATTGGTTATACTTATATGTTGAATAAGAGTGGTGCTATGGACTTAAAACATAAGTGCCACTTGGATGGAATATCCGCAGCTAGTCATACTATCCTTAGTATTGTTAACGATTTACTCGATTTGGAACGAGTTCAGGCATCAAACTATACTTTACATTCAAAATTAGTTTCATTACCTAAGCTACTTGATGATATTGAAATGACATTTTCACTACTCGCAGTAAATAAGGAGTTAGAATTAATTGTTCAAAGTGTAGGTATAGGTTATTCATCAACCATATATATTGATGAGTTGAGATTTAAGCAGGCGATTAGTAATATAATTTCAAATGCGATAAAATTTACAAACCAAGGAAGAGTAGTACTAACGGTATCAGTCGAAATGCATCAAGGTAATAAAAAAATAGTTTTCTCAATTGATGATACAGGGGTTGGTATTCCTGAAAATAAAATTGAATCAATATTCAATAATTTTGAACAAGTAAATCATGATGACCAGCAATTTGGTTTTGGACTTGGATTAGCTATTACACGTGCTATTGTTGAACTTATGGAAGGCGTGATAACGGTAGCTAGCGAAGTAGGTAAAGGTACTGGTTTCAAAATATATTTGCCTATTGATATCCTTTATGAAGCGAATTTGATTTCGGACATCCCTATAGCTAGGGATACGGTTACCACCAGAAGACATAATTACTCGGAAATGAAAGCCTTAGTAGTAGATGATGTTGAGTTTAATCGAGAGATCCTACAATTTCACCTGAATGAGTATGGGTTTCAATGCATTCTAGCGAGTAGTGGTCAAGAAGCTCTTGAACTTATTAAAGATCAAAAGTTTGATGTTGTATTGACGGATATTTCAATGCCCAAAATGGGTGGTATAGAGTTAGCAACAAGATTGAAAGATCTTCAACATGATTTACCTATAATAGCGGTTACAGCAAGAGCTACGGTTCAAGAGGAATCCCGAATGAATCAGTACTTTGATTGTTATTTGACTAAGCCTATTGACGAGATGGCTCTGACTAATGCTTTGAATTGTTCTCTCTTTGGAGGTTCTTGTTAG